A genomic region of Palaemon carinicauda isolate YSFRI2023 chromosome 22, ASM3689809v2, whole genome shotgun sequence contains the following coding sequences:
- the LOC137616160 gene encoding organic cation transporter protein-like, with product MENNFDNLLEQLGMGKWNLIVILLFGYWCAQIPSNSLSGTYLAPSLEHSCKIPDDGFPIYTEKDGNETIEEACWYNKETPEGMEKMPCTEWDFDNSTYLTTLTSEFQMFCENEYLKPTFQSMYFLGALIAGPICGLLSDSYGRKTVLSVGMATYAVLSNITCWLPNLSSILAVRFILGLMHPTSISVTYTLAMEQSAPRHRSAVGILTCLPWVIGYFTWSGQAYLIREWRWLMVSVPLPSLLAVPVLWFVDESPRWLILKGFHEQAVKVLQRAARLNKATLPPEEELRSLMKLMQTESSPYKSQPQPGTSHVMKLLKIMRDEIFILFWTPVMRRITLCLYCLFLVCGTVYYGLSISGGNLGTDPYIYMALCGVMEIPGSTITLPMVNILGRKRSNIFCFLVTGVSLMLLTFIPKGWVATTMALIGKMTISGAYQIVYLHATELFPTEVRVRGLGTCSMVSKTGSIIVPYIINALGSIYWWGPSVLCGGISIVACMVYSLVPETLGMALPNTVADLEKVEEKKKRKDLAHDIEEVTSMTPDKITSLST from the exons ATGGAGAACAATTTCGACAATCTGCTTGAACAACTGGGTATGGGAAAATGGAACCTCATCGTGATTTTACTTTTTGGATATT GGTGTGCCCAGATTCCATCCAACTCACTTAGTGGTACTTACCTCGCTCCTTCACTTGAACACTCCTGCAAGATACCGGATGATGGCTTCCCAATATATACTGAAAAGGATGGCAATGAGACAATCGA GGAAGCTTGCTGGTACAACAAGGAGACCCCTGAAGGAATGGAGAAGATGCCTTGCACGGAATGGGATTTCGACAATTCAACCTACTTAACAACGCTGACATCTGAG TTTCAGATGTTTTGTGAAAACGAGTATTTGAAACCTACATTCCAGAGTATGTACTTCTTGGGAGCTCTTATTGCAGGCCCCATTTGTGGATTGTTATCGGACAG CTATGGAAGAAAAACTGTTTTGTCCGTTGGTATGGCAACATATGCTGTGCTGTCCAATATTACATGCTGGCTGCCCAATCTTTCCTCGATTTTAGCAGTTCGATTCATTTTAGGACTCATGCATCCTACATCAATATCAGTGACATATACTCTAG caATGGAACAAAGTGCCCCGAGACATAGATCTGCTGTTGGCATTTTGACTTGCCTTCCTTGGGTAATTGGGTACTTTACGTGGTCGGGACAGGCCTATCTGATAAGAGAGTGGCGCTGGCTGATGGTCTCAGTTCCCTTGCCGTCGCTTCTGGCTGTTCCTGTCTTGTG GTTTGTTGATGAATCTCCTCGCTGGCTGATACTGAAGGGTTTCCACGAGCAAGCAGTGAAGGTGCTTCAGAGAGCAGCGCGTCTGAACAAAGCCACCCTGCCACCTgaagaagaactacgttccttaaTGAAACTGATGCAGACTGAA AGCAGCCCATACAAAAGTCAGCCACAACCTGGTACTTCACATGTTATGAAATTGTTGAAGATTATGAGAGATGAGATCTTTATTCTGTTCTG GACCCCGGTCATGAGACGTATCACCTTGTGCCTGTACTGCCTATTTTTGGTCTGCGGCACAGTCTATTACGGGCTGTCAATAAGCGGCGGTAACTTAGGAACGGACCCTTATATCTACATGGCTCTGTGTGGTGTCATGGAAATCCCTGGCAGCACTATTACCCTGCCAATGGTCAACATCCTGGGGCGAAAGCGTTCTAACATTTTCTGTTTTCTGGTAACGGGTGTGTCTCTCATGCTTCTCACATTTATTCCAAAGG GTTGGGTAGCGACGACAATGGCGCTAATTGGTAAGATGACTATATCTGGGGCATACCAGATCGTCTACCTCCACGCAACGGAACTTTTCCCAACTGAAGTTCGAGTCCGAGGACTTGGAACTTGCTCAATGGTCTCCAAAACTGGATCGATCATTGTTCCCTACATCATAAACGCTCTT GGTTCTATATACTGGTGGGGTCCTTCAGTACTGTGTGGAGGTATATCCATTGTGGCATGTATGGTATATTCTTTGGTACCTGAAACCCTGGGAATGGCTCTACCCAATACCGTGGCTGACCTGGAGAAggtggaagaaaagaagaaaag GAAGGATCTCGCTCATGACATAGAAGAAGTTACCTCAATGACTCCAGATAAGATTACATCTCTATCCACATGA